One Palaemon carinicauda isolate YSFRI2023 chromosome 4, ASM3689809v2, whole genome shotgun sequence DNA segment encodes these proteins:
- the LOC137639762 gene encoding uncharacterized protein encodes MDFSVGDTFSSYTELEEKLKSFQSTNYTQLWKRDSRTIATACKRKPNRHFNTDIKFYELRYSCVHGGRKHTSKSEGQRPHQSTFRADCPFQLKLRYSDDGRRLVITKYVSEHNHEISKQLYNLLPAQRRLDHSDKDRAAEKLKVRANRKMVCQQFSEATGKTLFMKDIHNIGTAAKPKPSTEVSELQQIADYLKSQPGLSTEYLIDKNNSLAGIFILDASMQHTFSQFPELILADATHKINELRMPFYLMTTVDGIGEAEIIASFIVISEEEHMAHQMIQLFKTKNPKWIDIRVILTDKDMVERTVFTEEIPNANLQICLYHVLRTFKREITTEKMGITGGQKTTILGDHSEVGIFKI; translated from the coding sequence ATGGATTTCAGTGTTGGAGATACTTTTAGTTCATATACTGAACTAGAGGAAAAACTGAAAAGTTTTCAATCTACTAACTATACACAGTTGTGGAAAAGAGACAGCAGAACAATTGCTACAGCTTGCAAGAGAAAGCCGAATCGCCATTTCAATACAGATATAAAGTTCTATGAGCTTCGGTATTCATGTGTACATGGTGGTAGAAAGCACACTAGTAAATCTGAAGGCCAACGACCACATCAATCTACATTCAGGGCTGACTGCCCATTCCAACTGAAACTAAGATATAGTGACGATGGACGGAGGTTAGTTATCACAAAGTATGTTAGTGAACACAACCATGAGATATCCAAGCAACTCTACAATCTATTGCCAGCACAGAGACGTCTAGACCATTCTGATAAAGACAGAGCAGCTGAAAAGTTAAAAGTTCGGGCCAACCGGAAGATGGTATGCCAACAATTCTCTGAGGCCACAGGTAAAACGTTGTTCATGAAGGACATTCACAACATTGGCACAGCTGCTAAGCCCAAACCTTCCACAGAAGTGAGCGAATTACAGCAGATTGCTGATTACTTGAAATCCCAGCCAGGGCTTTCTACAGAATACCTAATAGACAAGAACAACTCACTGGCTGGCATATTTATCTTAGATGCATCCATGCAGCACACCTTCAGCCAGTTTCCTGAGCTCATACTTGCTGATGCTACTCACAAGATAAATGAACTCAGGATGCCATTCTATCTCATGACTACTGTTGATGGCATTGGTGAAGCAGAAATTATAGCATCCTTCATAGTTATTAGTGAAGAGGAACATATGGCCCACCAGATGATTCAGCTCTTCAAGACCAAAAATCCCAAATGGATTGACATCAGAGTTATTCTCACAGACAAAGATATGGTCGAAAGAACTGTTTTCACTGAAGAAATTCCAAATGCTAACCTTCAAATATGCCTTTATCATGTTCTTAGAACATTCAAGCGGGAAATTACAACTGAGAAAATGGGTATTACTGGTGGTCAGAAAACCACTATCTTGGGAGATCATTCAGAAGTTGGCATATTCAAGATCTGA